The sequence TTACCGTTTACAATAAGCACCAAGGGAATTTTATTTTTCCGAATAACTTCTGGCAGAGCGTTTAAATCCTGTAAGGTGCCATTACTTATAAGTTCGAGCTTATTGTTTTTATTCCGGAGCTGCGAATAATAATAAACCTTTCCCTCTTCTCTAAAACAAATCTCTACTGCGCAAACCTCTGATTTGACATAATACTTTTGCGGTATCCATTTATCCCAAAACATCTTAGTTATAAATTACAGTAGGTTTGATAAATATCGTGAGCTTGTTTTCAGATTTAGATTTTGTATGTGTACCGAAAAAGATCTTAAAACAGGGATACGCGCAAGGAACGGAATGCCGTTACCCGACCTGTTTGTTTGCGTTTCTTCAAGGCCTCCTAGCATAATCATTTCACCATTTCTAACTCGTACAAGCGATTGAAAGTCGCGGTTAATGGTGCCCGGCGGCGCGCTGGGATTAATTCGCTCTGTAAAGGTTGATTGTTTTACATTGATAACCATTGTAATTTGTTCGTCACCCGAAATTTGAGGATCTATAGCTACAGTAAGATCTGCGTTTACCTGTTTTGTAATTTTGCGTAATTTGATTCTGAGGATTTTGGGTACCAATAACATTGTTAGTTACTTCCAGATAATAAGCAGTTTGTCCGATACTTAATTTAGCTTCATGTCCATTGAGCGTGGCAATCTGAGGCGTAGACCGGATCTTTAAAATACCATTGGATTCCATAGCCTTTAGATTCAGATAAAAATTTGGAGTGACCGCTCCGAGATTTATGATGCCCAAACCATTTATTCCGCTCAACAAATTATTGATCGAAGAAGAATTCAGCGACACATTGTAATCCGGGATTAGCGAGCCTGTAGTCCGGGCTGAGTTAGTTCCAATGCCAGCCGAAATACCCGCTGACAAAATATTACTTCTTCTCACATCTGCAATAATGATCTCGATATGCACCATGGGTACAACAAGGTCTACCTGCCTTAGAAAAGTTTCCAATTCCGCAATCCTTGGCTGGGATCCACTAACAATAATTCCATTCAGATCTTCAAACATTTTTAACTCTATGCCCTTTTTTAATTCTGCCGGAATGAAATCTACGATCTTATCAATGGTTCTATTTTTTAGCGTGATGAGTTTACTTTGACGCAACCCTTCTAAATTACGATCACCAAACAAATAAGTAGAGCCATCCTTTTTAAAAGTAAGATCCGTTCCGTTAAACAGCAATTTCAAAAACTCTTCATAGGGTGCCTCTTCTACTTTTAAGGTTGCGTTCCCCTTAAGGTCGCTAAACAAGAAAAAACTTTTTCCAAGCTGTTGAGAAACCGAATTGACGATTTCGTTAATGGGCATGGACTGAACATCCATAGTAATTAAACCGTCCACAATTTTTATTTTAGAGTTTTTAGCTGCATTTGAGGGATTCGGATTTTGTGTTAAACTTCCGAAAGGCCCGGCATTGGGATCAGGCTGATTTTGCGGCACTATCGTTACAAGCCTTTTTTCAAATACATAAAAATCGTCAGGAGTTTTACTCACTTTCATATCGTTGGCAAAGGCCAGTTTTTCAAGTGCTGAATTGAAGGGCGCAGCTTGCATATAACCGCTTAGTGTTTTGTTTGCAAGCTCAGGGGAAAAAATAATATTCTTTCCGCTTTGCTTAGTAATTTCACGCGCTACAGTTCCCAGCGTATCATTTGTTAAATCATAGCTTAGGAGATTGGCTGTTTTTTCGTAGCTAATGTTAAGTTTCCTGCTTACTATTTTCTTTTCTGGTAGGGGCTCTGGTGGAGGATTATATTTTACAAAGGTTATAATAGGACCGACAAATAAAACATCCAGATCATAGCGTTTACATAAAAAGATAAAAACTTCTTTGGCTGTGACTTTACTAAAACTGTTGGAAAGTTTTATATCCAAACCCGGATCAACATTGACATTAATATTGTTTGTGACACCAATGGTTTTGATGTATTCCTGGATAGTCGCTCCATTCATAGAAAGATCTACCTGCTCATTTACACCAGGATAATTTTTAGCCAGTTGATACAGCTTCTCATCAAGGATATCAAAACGGTCCTGTGCTCTGACAAAGGAACAAACAAGTAAAAAAATTCCAACTATATATCTAACCCGCATCGTAATTTATTTAATTTTTCAGGACTCACTCAGTAAAAAAGGATAAATCTCTTCCAGGCTCGTTTCTCCATCCTTGTAAAGTTTAAAAGCGTTTTCTGAAAGTTTATCAATCTTATTTATTTTAAGATAACTATCTATCTCAGTTGCACTCTGTTTTATATGTTCACCTAATTCTTTGGTAATATTGATTACTTCGTAAATAGCTTTTCTGCCTTTGTAGCCGGTGAAATAACACACCTGGCAACCCTGAGCAATGTGGTGTGTAGCGATTTCAAGATTTTTGTAATTCTCCGGCAATTCTTTTTTATTGAGAGGAACCGATTTTTTGCAATGCGGACAAAGTGTGCGAATAAGGCGCTGAGCCACAGACAAGTTCATCACACTCGCCAGTAAGTAGGGAGCAATGCCCATATCAACCAAACGAGAAATAGTTCCCCAGGCAGAATTTGTATGAATTGTTGATAGCACCAAATGCCCTGTGAGAGCTGCCCGGATAGCCATTTGTGCGGTTTGCGCGTCCCGTATTTCACCCAACATGATTACATCGGGATCTTGCCGCAAAAATGTGCGTAAAGCTTCGGTGTAGGATAATCCAATTTCTTCTTTTAGCTGCACCTGGTTAACGCCATCGAGGGTGTATTCAATGGGATCTTCAATAGTCAGGATATTGTTTGTAGGTTTATTGATGACTTTTAAAGTTGCATAGAGCGTGGTTGTTTTACCCGATCCAGTGGGGCCGCTGATTAAAATAATTCCGTTTGGTTTTTTAACAGCTATCTCATAGCGCTCTAATTCTTCTTTAGTGAAACCTAGCTTATCAATATGAATGTGGCTTGCGTCGCTTCCCAACAAACGCAGAACAATTTTTTCGCCATATAAAGTTGGGAGAATCGAAACACGAATATCCAAATTTGAATTATTAAATTTGAACCTTATCCTTCCATCCTGAGGCATACGTTTTTCAGCAATATCGCAGGATGCCGCAATTTTAATTTTATTAATCAGCGTTGGATATTCTATCTTATTGAGCTTGTGACGATCGATGAGTACACCATCTACACGAAAACGGATCCGGCATTTTTCACTGTAGGTCTCGATGTGAATATCAGAACTCCGAAGATCTTTTGCTTCTTTAACAAGGGTTTCCAGAAAATTTGAATCGTTGACATTGAGTCTATAAGTTTCTGATTGAGCAACACCCTGGGTACTGTTAGCCTTTGACCGTGGATAGTTACTCATTAAAACTTTATCCAATTCATCAGGATTTATGGGCTCCAGGACGATTTTCTTACCAAAAATAATTTCCAGTTCCGCTTGTAGATCCGATTTTTTTTTGGACTCGCTCACCAGTAAATTCAGAGAATCTTTTTCACTTTTAACAGGCACTATTCCATAGTACCAGGCCTGGTCAAGCGTGACCTGATTTTTGAGTTCTGCAGTGATTTGGGTGAGCAACATGGTTTAAAAATAGGCTAATATTTGCAGAGATGCAGGCAATCTGAATAGCTGAGAGAAGCCTGAACACGATGAATTGTAAGGGCTTTGTGATAATTCTGTATCGAAAAATCTATAAAATCTTAATAATCAGGCTGAAGGTAAAATTTAAAAATTTTTCAAGCCTGTAAAGACCCCATAATAACTATGTAAACACCCAGCAAAAATTTAGGTGAATACCTATCTCAGAAAGTTTAAGGTGTAATATCAAAACATAGGTGACGTTTTTTTTAGTCGTTACTGAACACAGTGTTAATTAACTTCAGCCAGTTACAAATCCAAAGTCTCATTTCAGAAAGTCGCCATAAATTTTGGCTGGTTAATCGCTACTTTTATTCTCCCCTTAAATGAGATCTATATTTATTTGAATTTTGTAATCCCAAATTAAAATATACACTATGACTCCTAAAAAAATAAAAGTCCTTATTGCTGAAAATCAGGAACTGCTGCGAAAAGGTTTAAGTAAGCTTTTAAAATCAGAGCAGGATATCGATGTTATTTATGAAGTGGGCAACGGAGAGAATTAATTGAATTTTTAAAACACATTCAACCAAACATTGTTTTACTGGATAAAGATCTTTCTGTAATGAATGGCAGAGCTGTGCTTTCTGTTATTCAGCAACGTTTTCCCGAGATAAAAGTTATTTTGCTAAGCACCCAATCAAACGCAGAATTACAATCTGAATTTATGGGCTATGGCGCCAACAGCTTTATTTCAAAGGATGCGAATGTAGAAACGTTATTGAAGGCTATTCGTAAAGTACATTCTGAGGGATTTTTTTTTAACAGTTCTTTATCCAAAGCCCTGCTTTCCACAGTACTAAAAGAAAAACACAGAGCCACCTTATTGCAGGAAATAAGTTTTAACGAAAGAGAAAGAGAGATTATAAAAAAGATCTGTGACGGCTTAACCAATAAACAAATAGCTGTAGAACTACATCTTTCTGCAAGCACTATAGATTTTTACCGCACAAAAATTTATGGCAAAACAAATTGCAATAATGTGGCTACGCTTTTGCGTTACGCTTTAAAGAATGGATTGGTGGAACTGAATTAATTTGGCGACATAAACCAGATCAGAGAATCTCAGCCATTCAACCGTAAATTATTCTCTAACCACCTTCGTTGCTTTAAGGGTTTTGTTTTGCGTTCTCACAATGACAGTATAGATACCGTTTGGCAGATTTTTCAAATCGATTTTTGTTTCTGCCTCCGATAGCGTTTTACTCATAACTAGTTGTCCTATACTAGTGTAAATTTCTTCGAATTGATTTTCTGAAACCAAATTAACTTCAACAATGACGTTGCCATTTGTAGGGTTTGGATAAACAACAATCTCGTGCTGAAATCTTATTATCGAACTTAGACTAGTATACTCCTATACTTCCTGAACATAAATAAGAAAAGCTAAGCAGCCTTGCATACTTGTTCAACCAAGCGTGTAAATAGTTGTAACCGGGGGCGTAATGGTTAGGGATGCGGAATTTTCGCCCGTATTGCAGGTAAAAGTGAGAGCGCCGTTAGCTGCAAGCGTTGTGCTTTCTGAGGCGCACATAACACTTGAAGAAGAAGTTATTGTTAATGATGGCAGGGAATTAACGCTGACAAAAACAATGGCTGTTTTTGCACAGCCACTAGCATCTGTGCCTGTTACAACCAAAAGTTGGCGAATTTACAGGAGTCAAAGGTACATTATTCAAAACATTTTCGGTCAAGACCAAAGCCTTCGCTCCCGAAGCATTTAAAACAACTTGTTCACCAAAGCACAATACCGTTGCCGAGGCTTTAACAGCAAGTTACGTCAAATCGTTTACCGTTATTGTTTTACTCATCTCATTTTTACAGCCATTGCTTCCCTTTACAGTTATCGAACATACTGAAGTTACCGTCGAATTAAATGCGATTGGATTTGCAGTAGACCCAGTATTCCATGTAAACGTTGGTGCAGAAGTACTGACTAATTGTGAAATAGTGCTTCCTGAACACACAGAATTGGGTCCGCTTAAAGTTAAAGCTGGCAAGCTAAGCACCTGAATATTTGCAACAGGTGAAATTAAAGAAGAGCATACCTGCTGACTAAAGCCTGTGACTGTATAATTTGAGTTTGAAGAAGGAGAAACAACTCCAGAACCCTCTGAACTGTAAGTATCAGCTCCCTGATGGCTTAGCGTAAAAGATTGTCCGAAACAGAGATATGCGCTATTGGTAACAGTAATCACTGGTCGGGAGTGGACAGTTACACTGCTCACTACAGACGAACTGCAATTACCATTGGCAGCAGAAATAGTGTAATCAGCCGAAGTTCCCTTACTTAAACTTTTTAACGATTGAACTCATTATGTAAGTAAATAAAAAAAGCTGCCTTAAAAGACAGCTTTTAATATAGAGGCAAATTTATTTTCCTGCAACAATCATTTTTTTAGAATCCATCACTTTGCCATCGGCAATAATGGAGTAGATATAAATTCCCGCTGCGAGTTTTTCAGAAGTTAATATAATTGATGCCGATCCTTTTTCAGTTAAAAAGAAACTTGTAACCTGCTTTCCGGTAAGATCATAAACAGCAAGATAGGCTTCCTTATTTTTAACTGGTAACACATAATTTATTTTTGTTTCGCTGTTAAAAGGGTTTGGTTCATTTTGTGACATTGAAAAAACGTTGTCGGCGTTAACTGCAGTTGTGATGCCCGTAGTAGCATTACCCTTTTTAAGTTCTTCAATTTGTGCCTGCTGCTCCTGGATAGCAGCTATAAGCACCGGGATCAAGCTTACGTATTGAACAGCCTTGTATTCAGGGATGTTTTTTTGTTCTTCTCCTGCTTTGCCCGGGAGGTTTATCGCAGCAATGTTTTTAACTAACTCCGGAAAAACTTGTTCAAGTTCCTGTGCTATAAGTCCCATCTGCTTACCTGCTGGTAGGTTCATATCTTTATATTCTGTCGTTTTAAAAGTGTAGCTACTTGGTTTTAATTGCAAAATTTTGTCAAGAGCATTTTCCAAAGGACGAATATTTTCTTTTAATTTTCTGTCGCTTGTAAAGTTATCTGTTCCCGTTCTTGAAACATCTCCAATGAAATATCCCGCCAAAGCAAATGCCCCTCCACTCACAGAAGCAATCACTCCATAGTTGTTGCTTAAGCTAGTGCCACTAGCTTGAAAGTAACCACCATGATTGTATTGTCCTCCAGAAGCAGATCCAAAAGCACCCATAGAAAAGCCCAGGCTACCTGAGCCTACTGCGTTACCATAAGTTCCATAAATAGTATTTGTTGTAGCTGCCGTAACCCGCCATAGCATCCAATTTTAGCCGCACCAAAGGCGGAGGAAACATTGAGCTGAAAATTACCTGCCCTGTTTCCGTTATTATCTTCAACATCCAAGCGGGCAATTGTAGGAGTGGTTTTTCCTATGCCAACATTACGGGTAAGAGGATCGATAACAAAATCTGTGGTTCCGTTGGTAGTGTTTTTGATTGCAAACCCACCGGAAGGAGACATTGAATTGTCGTGTGAATTAATGCTCCAATTATATCCTCCAGTTGCGCTATTGTTTAAATGGATTAGGCTAGCGCCCGAAGCAGTTTGTGTAATCCTCAAACCATCATTTGCAAGATTGGTTTGAAGTTCGACAAGATTAGATAAAGGGGGCGAAGTCATGCCAAAACCAGTTCTTCCAGTTCTGAAAACATTGGTTGCTGGCACTGAACCCGGAGGATTGAAGGTTTGAGCATTAGCCAGAGTCGCAACGCATAGCATTGCCATAAGTGTTTTTGTTTTTTTCATAAATAAATAATATTAATGGGTTTCAGATTAAGAATTCTGCAATAGAACTCTTCATTGACAATTTTAAGGAATTAAAACGTTTTTTTTGCAGCTACCGGTAACCCTAAAGTACTGCACGAAATTTAAAAATTATTCAAAAAATTTAAAATCAATCCGTTAAGTGAAAGTCGTTTTGCAATTACTATGTTCTGACATAATAGACTCTATGTAAACTACTAGGTGTATATTAGGCTATTACGCCAATCCTATACCTTCACCTGCCAGCGCAATAAAATAATGTTTATACTAGCATTAAAAAAAATCGTTAGTGTGACTATAATTTTTACTTTTATAATTTCATATAAACCTTCTTTACCCATAACTCAATCTCATGAAAAAAAATTCACAAGCTTTGCTTATTTTAATTACGACATTTTTAGTAACGTTTACAGGTAACGCACAAATCAGTACCCTATTCAGCGATGATTTTTCATCAACTTCTTTTTCAAGTAACGGGTGGACATTTCCCAATGGGCAGGGAAATTGGACTATAGGTAACACTGATACACCCTCCGGAGGCAGCGCTCCCAATGCCTATTTTAACTGGGCGTCCGTTGCGCTGAATTATACATATGCACTACAAAGCGGGACGATATATGCTACGAGCATTAATGGACCAGTTACCCTTGATTATTTGCTTCTAGTAAATCCGAATAATGTTACATCAACAGAATATGTGGATGTAGAATATAAGGATGTGTCTTCCAGCACGTGGACATTACTTGCAACCTATACCAATTCAGCAAACAGCGCTGTGACTTACACAAGTACCAATATGATTTTGCCGGGGATGTCAGGACAAGCCTTCCAGATTCAGTTTAAAGTTTATGGGGCAAATTCTATAAATGTATTTAGATGGAGTTTAGATAATGTAATTGTTAAAGGTACGACCTGCCCCACGGCTATACCCACAGTAAGTATATCTGGCAGTCCTACTGTCTGCGCGAATTCCTCTACAACCTTAACAGCGATTGGTGGTGGCGCTACTTATTCATGGTTTCCCCCGGCAGGCAACGGTTCTATTGCTATAGTATCACCAACAAGCAATGTCACCTACTCTCTGGTTAGTTCTTACAATGGCTGTTTAAGTACGCCGGCCACGAGCACACACAGTCTAACTGTATTTACTAACACCACAGCTATCACAGCTACTACCAGTCAATCGGTAATTTGCGCCGGCGCAAGCGTATCTCTCAGTGCTTCCAGTTCAGCAACACTTGCGTGGAGCAACAGTGTAACGACCAATTCGCAAGTTGTAAGTCCTACAGTCACGACAAATTATTCCGTTAGCACTTCTAATACTTTAGGTTGTCTTGCTATTAAGGTTTTAACCATTCACGTAAATCCTCTCCCACCCGTTACGGCATTAGCCACTAACACACTTATATGTAGCGGAAACACTAATACTCTTACTGCGAGCGGCGCGCTATCTTACACATGGAGCACAGGCGCCACAACTTCCCTCACGAGTCTTGCCATTACTACCAGCACAACCTATACTGTAAGCGGCTCTGATCTTCAGAACTGCATTGCCTCTGCAGTGGTATCAGTGGGTGTTTTACCGCCAATAGTTATCGTCAGTTCAGGATCACTTATATGTCCAGGTACAACAGCTAATCTCATTTCTTCAGGTGCAAGTTCATATACATGGAGTACCGGATCTAACAGTCCATTTATTTCCGTTAGCCCTTCCGTCACCAATACTTATACAGTAGTGGGAACCCAAAGCATCGGTTGTACTACATCTGCCACTTATACCATTATCGTTAATCCTAATCCTACCGTAACCGCTATGGGATCTCAAACTGCGGTTTGTGCAGGTAAAACCGCGACATTAATAGCAGCAGGAGCATCCACTTATACGTGGAGTACACAACAAAGTGGACCAACAATAACTGTATCTCCCCTAAGTATGACTATATATTCGGTGGCAGGAACAAGCTCGGCAGCGTGCACTGGATCTAACAATACTGCGTCAGTAACTTTAATAGTAAACTCAAATCCAACTCTAGTAAGCAGCAGTTCCAGCAGCTCGATTTGTTTAGGACATACGCTATCACTGAATGCCAGCGGTGCTAACAGTTACACCTGGGAACCTGGAAATATTCTACAGCAGAGCGTCGTTGTGCAACCATCTGCAAACACGGTATTCACTGTAACGGGAACAAACTCCCTGCTTTGTGCCTCAAGCCAAACCATCGGTGTTATTGTTCATCCACTACCTGTACTGACCATCTCCAGCAATACAACTGATCTCTGTATCGGATCAAGCGCAACTATGATAGCCACGGGAGCAGCATCTTATAGTTGGAATACCGGCAGTTTAGTCAACATTATTTATGAGAGTCCTCAAACCACAACTACCTATTCCGTTAATGGTATGAGTGCGCAGGGTTGCGTTAATTCAAAAACAATAGAAATCACGGTTCACAATTATCCCCTAGTGGTTGTAAGTTCTGCGGATTCGATTATTTGTAGTGGTGAAAGTGTTTTGATTGAAGCTTCCGGTGCAGCAAACTATACCTGGAGTAATGGTGAAACTGGCACAGCAATAACCGTTAGTCCTTCAGCGACCAGTATTTATACGGTGACCGGAATAAGCAACGGCTGCGCTACTTCCGCCCAGGTTACACAACATATAGAAGAATGTACTTCTCTGGACAAACTGCAAGCAGCAAATTTTCTACCAACTATTTTCCCCAATCCAGGTACTGGAAAATTTATACTCTCTTTACCATACAATAACACTACTTGTGAAGTGGAAATTTTTGATCTTGGCGGACAATTGATTGTAAAAGGAAAGTTAACCAGAGATGAGGCTTCATTTGATATCAGCGGATATCCAGACGGGTTTTATTTGGTAAGGATCACTGCCGCGGAAAAAAAAGTACTCCTTAAAATAATCAAGATTTAGTTAATCAGTCTAACTTTACCAAACCTAAAAGTGTCTGGCTTATGTTGTGAATAAAAGATGACTTCGTTGTCACTCATCTGAACCCGCAGTTTGGGAATTACATATTGCTCCGAATTTTGAAACACAGGATTGTCGGTGATCCCACCTTTTGCAGAAACCACTTTTAACAGTGAATGCTTAGTATCATTATATAAAATATTAAGTTCATCCTTGTTTGATAAAACGAAATAAGAAGAATAATCAATTCCCGGTCCCACTATACGTGCCTGATGTTTTGGGATGAACTTTGACCAGGAGCTGGCGGAATTCTGAGCGATATTAATTATCATAATCTCTTCATTCATTTGAATGGCCGGCGCTCCCTTCGTCTGAGCCTGATCGACAAATCTACGCTCACTTAAAAAGATAACTCGTCCCTCGTCCATCAAATACATGTGGTCGAGGTAGTAAGCTGGATACTCCCCTCTCAAAAAAGGGCTTTCGGGCAGCGCATATTTATTATGCTCTATAACTTCCTTTTTTTTGGGGTCGACCTTGATATAAAACGCACCTTTCACCCAGTGCTCCATTCTTTTAGTACCCGTTTTGATCTTCTGTTTTTTTTCGCAGAATAATCCACCGCAAACTATATTACTATCCTGATCCGTTTCATATCTTAGATCGAATAGGTAGTTATCCTCTGAATTTATAGATACTTCACTTAGAACTTTTTCCTTCCATTTATAAAAAAAGAGTTTGTACACAGGCTTTTTTAATTTTTTGCCTTCTTCGATAAACTTCAATTCCACCATGAAATAAAAATCACCAGTGTTTATAATTTGCATTTCGGATACTTTGCATTGCCTGCCGATATAGGGTAATTCGAGCAGTTCGCTCCAAACCACGTTAATATTTTTATCAATGACGTGGCATTTAACCCGTATTTTCTGATCTTTTTTCCGTTTTTCAAAATAAGCCGTCATGAATTTTCGTGTATCAGGAGAACTCAGATGTATAAAATCATCCGTGTGCCTAAAATCTCTTATTTCACCAAGGATACGGTAGTTTTCGTCGACAGTAGAATCGTTTTTAAGCACATGCAAATAAGACCTGAGCAAATGAAATTTTCTGTCGTTACGATAACTAAGAAGAACAGGCCTGTTATCGATAGCTTTAATGTAATAAAGGTCTGTGCCCTGCCCTTTTACTTCAGGCATTTTAATTACCCTTCCATTATTTGAACCCAACCCGCCAAATGTTTTTTTGGTCATGTAAAAAGCAGAGGGAGCATAAATAGTCTTAAGCTGAGTAAAAAAACAGATGCTATCCGTTGCACAGGGAAGTCGAAGCATTGAGTATCCCCTAATAGTAACACCTTCAAAACTTTCACCCCATTCAAACTGGAGTTTTTGCGCCTTGATATGAGAAAGTACAGCTATGAATAATAGAACAAAATTTCTTCGCATTTTATTTTGGGTTTTATATATGATTTGCATAGGCAGACTCTAAATACAAATATATTACAAGAGTTCCTATTATCTCGATTTCTATGTGAATACCCAGCGAATTTTGTGCTGCCCATAAAGTAATTTGCATGGAGCAAAATTTCATAACAAAAACTGAAAGTTATTTAAATCCTACCCTATGCCAAAGAAAATTGAAACCTATGAACTATTACCGCTCTTCAGAAAATTTATAAACGAGCTAAAAAAAGGAAAACATCTCCAGAAAAACGGAAAAAGAATAAAGACAGGGAGTATCGACAATTATGTTTACCTGGAAAATCTTTTAAGAGAATTCAGTATCCAGAAAGGTTTTGCCATTCGTATG is a genomic window of Sphingobacteriaceae bacterium containing:
- a CDS encoding general secretion pathway protein GspD translates to MRVRYIVGIFLLVCSFVRAQDRFDILDEKLYQLAKNYPGVNEQVDLSMNGATIQEYIKTIGVTNNINVNVDPGLDIKLSNSFSKVTAKEVFIFLCKRYDLDVLFVGPIITFVKYNPPPEPLPEKKIVSRKLNISYEKTANLLSYDLTNDTLGTVAREITKQSGKNIIFSPELANKTLSGYMQAAPFNSALEKLAFANDMKVSKTPDDFYVFEKRLVTIVPQNQPDPNAGPFGSLTQNPNPSNAAKNSKIKIVDGLITMDVQSMPINEIVNSVSQQLGKSFFLFSDLKGNATLKVEEAPYEEFLKLLFNGTDLTFKKDGSTYLFGDRNLEGLRQSKLITLKNRTIDKIVDFIPAELKKGIELKMFEDLNGIIVSGSQPRIAELETFLRQVDLVVPMVHIEIIIADVRRSNILSAGISAGIGTNSARTTGSLIPDYNVSLNSSSINNLLSGINGLGIINLGAVTPNFYLNLKAMESNGILKIRSTPQIATLNGHEAKLSIGQTAYYLEVTNNVIGTQNPQNQITQNYKTGKRRSYCSYRSSNFG
- a CDS encoding general secretion pathway protein GspE, giving the protein MLLTQITAELKNQVTLDQAWYYGIVPVKSEKDSLNLLVSESKKKSDLQAELEIIFGKKIVLEPINPDELDKVLMSNYPRSKANSTQGVAQSETYRLNVNDSNFLETLVKEAKDLRSSDIHIETYSEKCRIRFRVDGVLIDRHKLNKIEYPTLINKIKIAASCDIAEKRMPQDGRIRFKFNNSNLDIRVSILPTLYGEKIVLRLLGSDASHIHIDKLGFTKEELERYEIAVKKPNGIILISGPTGSGKTTTLYATLKVINKPTNNILTIEDPIEYTLDGVNQVQLKEEIGLSYTEALRTFLRQDPDVIMLGEIRDAQTAQMAIRAALTGHLVLSTIHTNSAWGTISRLVDMGIAPYLLASVMNLSVAQRLIRTLCPHCKKSVPLNKKELPENYKNLEIATHHIAQGCQVCYFTGYKGRKAIYEVINITKELGEHIKQSATEIDSYLKINKIDKLSENAFKLYKDGETSLEEIYPFLLSES